The following coding sequences lie in one Treponema sp. OMZ 790 genomic window:
- the arcC gene encoding carbamate kinase — translation MPKKIVIALGGNALGNNLEEQRKAVKITAKAIADLAEEGHQVIVSHGNGPQVGMIHLAMSEYHKIDPKTSEPELAVSVAMSQGYIGNDLEAALREELLNRGVNKPVATLITQVLVDPSDPAFSKPTKPIGSFMTKEEADVLIAKGENVVEDAGRGYRRVVASPKPVDIAEIESIRALCDAGQIVITCGGGGIPVVKKGNSLCGVPAVIDKDFASAKLAQLLNADCLIILTAVEKVAINFNKPDQKWLSEISVEEAKKYIEEGHFAPGSMLPKVQAAIQFAESNKKGYALITLLEKAKDAIDGKSGTIIK, via the coding sequence ATGCCTAAAAAGATTGTTATTGCCTTGGGCGGCAATGCGTTGGGAAATAATTTGGAAGAACAAAGAAAGGCCGTTAAGATTACGGCAAAGGCCATTGCCGACTTGGCCGAAGAAGGTCATCAGGTCATCGTTTCTCACGGAAACGGGCCTCAGGTCGGAATGATTCATTTGGCTATGTCCGAATACCACAAAATCGATCCTAAAACTTCGGAACCGGAACTTGCCGTTTCCGTTGCCATGAGTCAAGGCTATATCGGGAACGATTTGGAAGCCGCTTTAAGGGAAGAGCTTTTGAACCGCGGTGTCAATAAACCCGTTGCGACCCTAATAACTCAGGTTCTTGTAGATCCTTCCGACCCTGCCTTTTCAAAGCCTACAAAGCCCATAGGCAGTTTTATGACCAAAGAAGAAGCCGATGTTTTAATCGCTAAGGGCGAAAATGTTGTAGAAGATGCAGGCAGAGGTTACAGGCGTGTTGTGGCTTCTCCCAAGCCGGTAGATATTGCAGAAATCGAAAGCATCAGGGCTCTTTGCGATGCAGGCCAGATAGTTATTACCTGCGGAGGCGGAGGTATTCCCGTAGTAAAAAAAGGAAACTCTCTTTGCGGTGTGCCGGCAGTTATCGACAAGGACTTTGCAAGTGCTAAGCTCGCCCAGCTTTTAAATGCGGACTGCCTTATCATCTTGACCGCTGTAGAAAAGGTTGCAATCAACTTTAACAAGCCCGATCAAAAATGGCTTTCAGAAATTTCGGTTGAAGAAGCAAAAAAATACATCGAAGAAGGACACTTTGCCCCCGGCTCCATGCTGCCTAAGGTTCAGGCCGCCATTCAATTTGCCGAATCGAACAAAAAAGGCTATGCCCTTATTACCCTCTTGGAAAAAGCAAAGGATGCAATCGACGGTAAATCCGGAACGATAATCAAATAG
- the selA gene encoding L-seryl-tRNA(Sec) selenium transferase — MAKENSNPLARIPQVEKLLNEDILKNTAALIGRPFVVKTASEYLENIRKKARAGGEIPSLEACAEEINKLCRPIIRTKITPVINATGIILHTNLGRSPLPQTVWDRAKETASGYSSIEMDLRDGNRGKRFEFLNDCMSLLTGAEDALILNNNASAVFLMLKALAGGKEVIVSRGQQVQIGGGFRIPEILEMAGCKLVEVGTTNITSLKDIQKAINENTAMVLWVHTSNYKIRGFTEQPSVSEIKSILPQNIILAVDQGSGNLSLNVPEEPTVSSIIKEGADLVCFSGDKILGGPQAGWIVGKKELVQTVAKNQLMRTYRVGRAVASLMQESLILYLNGGESAAQRALSLDQKKIKKRAEKIISGIKNGAGELVQKNFSLGGGSTPDTGFSSWAVKVNSKMPCEKLKKLLREMPIPIIGFIEDDSFYIHPASIEEKDDEYVIESLNKCL; from the coding sequence ATGGCAAAAGAAAATTCAAATCCGCTTGCAAGGATTCCGCAAGTCGAAAAACTTTTAAATGAAGATATATTAAAAAATACGGCAGCTCTTATCGGAAGGCCCTTTGTCGTAAAAACAGCCTCAGAGTATTTGGAAAACATACGCAAAAAGGCCAGGGCCGGAGGCGAGATACCTTCACTTGAGGCTTGTGCCGAAGAGATAAACAAGCTGTGCAGGCCCATAATCCGCACAAAAATCACACCCGTAATAAATGCAACGGGAATCATCCTGCATACAAACCTAGGCCGCTCTCCCCTCCCTCAAACAGTTTGGGATAGGGCAAAGGAAACCGCCTCAGGCTATTCTTCTATTGAAATGGATTTACGCGACGGCAACCGCGGAAAGAGGTTCGAGTTTTTAAACGACTGCATGAGCCTTTTGACCGGAGCCGAGGATGCCCTCATATTGAACAACAATGCGTCGGCGGTTTTTTTAATGCTGAAGGCCCTCGCAGGCGGAAAGGAAGTTATAGTTTCCCGCGGTCAGCAGGTTCAAATAGGCGGCGGCTTCCGAATCCCTGAAATCTTGGAGATGGCAGGCTGTAAACTCGTCGAGGTCGGCACGACAAATATCACAAGCCTTAAAGACATTCAAAAAGCAATAAACGAAAACACGGCTATGGTGCTCTGGGTTCACACCTCAAACTACAAGATACGCGGCTTTACGGAACAGCCCTCCGTTTCCGAAATCAAAAGCATCCTTCCGCAAAACATAATCCTTGCAGTGGATCAGGGCTCGGGAAACCTGTCCTTAAATGTTCCCGAAGAACCGACAGTTTCTTCTATTATAAAAGAAGGAGCAGACCTTGTTTGCTTTTCGGGAGACAAGATTTTGGGCGGCCCGCAGGCAGGCTGGATTGTCGGCAAAAAAGAGCTCGTTCAAACCGTAGCTAAAAATCAGCTCATGCGTACCTACCGCGTAGGACGGGCTGTCGCAAGCCTCATGCAGGAAAGCCTCATCCTCTATTTAAACGGAGGGGAGTCGGCAGCTCAAAGAGCTCTTTCTTTAGACCAAAAGAAAATAAAGAAGCGTGCCGAAAAAATCATTTCAGGCATAAAAAACGGAGCGGGCGAATTGGTTCAAAAAAACTTTTCTCTCGGAGGAGGCAGCACTCCGGACACGGGATTCAGCTCTTGGGCCGTAAAAGTAAATAGTAAAATGCCTTGCGAAAAACTAAAAAAACTTTTACGCGAAATGCCGATTCCGATAATAGGCTTTATCGAAGATGATTCTTTTTACATTCATCCTGCAAGCATCGAAGAAAAAGACGATGAGTATGTAATCGAATCTTTGAACAAGTGTTTGTAA
- a CDS encoding ATP-binding protein, producing the protein MLDLSRKLPIGVQSFEVMRNDKFIYVDKTQFIFRLVHSNRVYFLSRPRRFGKSLFLSMLKAYFLGQKELFKGLYIEKAEEERNLKTGEASWQKYPVLYFDFNTKNYVRTESLISIINLHLDLIEETYNLRKTSGDVELRFMQIILSLHKQTGKQVVILVDEYDKPLLQTMEVNENLNEEYRNILKAFYSAIKTCDQYIRFAFLTGVTKFSKVSIFSDLNNLKDISMLNDYAEICGITQNEMETVFNVEIEKLAKVNNMSMTETLKELKNSYDGYLFTGGGQAVYNPFSILNTFDSCEFKNYWFATGTPTFLVNYLKKTQYNIQDLDGKIELDEAGLTDYRADSASPIPILFQAGYLTIKSYNTKYKLYTLGFPNDEVRYAFLNSLLPAYSSLDSTTTAYSIKEFSKDIEEGNAESFMQRLKAIISGIPYDNLGTNLNEEKIKLREQNYQTAVYLVFKLMGQFVETEVQCSTARADCVVTTEDNVYVFEFKIDGSGTAETALNQIKEKAYTEPYNTGNKKIIAIGVSFDQTLKTIKEWIIEKL; encoded by the coding sequence ATGCTTGATTTGTCCAGAAAACTTCCCATAGGTGTTCAAAGTTTTGAGGTCATGCGGAACGATAAATTTATCTATGTAGATAAAACCCAATTTATTTTTCGGCTGGTACATTCAAATCGAGTTTACTTTTTAAGCCGTCCCCGCCGTTTTGGAAAAAGTCTTTTTCTTTCTATGCTCAAGGCCTATTTTTTGGGGCAAAAAGAACTTTTTAAAGGATTGTATATCGAAAAAGCGGAAGAAGAAAGGAACCTAAAAACAGGCGAAGCAAGCTGGCAGAAATATCCTGTTCTTTATTTTGATTTTAACACAAAAAATTACGTACGAACCGAGTCGCTTATAAGTATTATAAACTTGCATCTTGATTTGATAGAAGAAACCTATAATCTCAGAAAAACATCAGGAGATGTTGAGCTCAGGTTTATGCAGATAATTTTATCTCTTCACAAGCAGACAGGCAAACAAGTTGTTATCCTTGTCGATGAGTATGACAAACCGCTTTTGCAAACCATGGAAGTAAACGAAAATTTGAATGAAGAATACCGCAACATTCTCAAAGCTTTTTATTCGGCGATAAAGACTTGCGACCAGTATATAAGATTTGCTTTTTTAACAGGAGTTACAAAATTCAGCAAGGTAAGTATTTTCAGCGATTTGAATAATCTAAAAGATATAAGCATGCTGAACGATTATGCAGAAATTTGCGGCATTACACAAAATGAGATGGAAACCGTTTTCAATGTAGAAATTGAAAAGCTTGCAAAAGTCAATAATATGAGCATGACTGAAACACTAAAAGAACTAAAAAACAGCTATGACGGTTATCTCTTTACCGGCGGCGGACAGGCTGTATACAATCCTTTTAGTATTCTAAATACTTTTGACTCTTGTGAGTTTAAAAACTATTGGTTTGCAACAGGTACTCCGACTTTTTTGGTAAACTATCTAAAAAAAACACAATATAATATTCAGGATTTAGACGGAAAGATAGAACTTGATGAAGCCGGTTTAACGGATTATAGAGCTGATTCGGCTTCTCCGATTCCTATTCTTTTTCAGGCAGGATATTTAACGATCAAAAGCTATAATACAAAATACAAACTTTATACATTGGGATTTCCTAATGATGAAGTACGCTATGCTTTTTTAAATAGTCTCCTCCCGGCCTACTCAAGTCTGGATTCAACTACAACAGCCTATTCGATTAAAGAATTTTCAAAAGATATTGAGGAAGGAAATGCCGAATCTTTTATGCAAAGGCTGAAAGCAATAATATCGGGTATCCCGTATGATAATTTGGGTACTAATTTAAACGAAGAAAAAATTAAACTGAGGGAGCAAAACTACCAAACGGCAGTCTATCTTGTATTTAAGTTGATGGGGCAATTTGTCGAAACGGAAGTTCAATGCTCAACAGCCAGGGCTGACTGTGTGGTAACTACAGAAGATAACGTCTATGTATTTGAATTTAAAATTGACGGATCAGGAACTGCCGAAACGGCATTAAATCAAATAAAAGAAAAAGCATATACCGAGCCCTACAATACAGGGAATAAGAAAATCATTGCAATAGGTGTAAGTTTCGATCAAACCTTAAAAACCATCAAAGAGTGGATCATTGAAAAATTATAA